One genomic window of Quercus lobata isolate SW786 chromosome 9, ValleyOak3.0 Primary Assembly, whole genome shotgun sequence includes the following:
- the LOC115960200 gene encoding acid beta-fructofuranosidase 1, vacuolar-like, giving the protein MDTNPYHTSTSHYEHSSYYSPLPDHSSQPSPRRPLKGFAVIFVSVIFLMSLVTLIIIQSPEPASLDKPEKDRPLSTKPTSFYNISTPEVPRGVAQGVSAKSNPSLSGHHGVSYNWTNAMLSWQRTSYHFQPQKNWMNDPDGPLYHMGWYHLFYQYNPDSAVWGNITWGHAVSRDLIHWLYLPFAMVPDRWYDANGVWTGSATILPDGKIVMLYTGDTVDAVQVQNLAYPANLSDPLLLDWVKYPDNPVLIPPIGIAIDEYRDPTTAWLGPDGKWRVTIGSKVNRTGISLVYTTTNFTTFDLLDNYLHEVPDTGMWECVDFYPVAINGSMGLDTSVNGPGIKHLLKASLDDSKVDVYALGIYFANNDTWAPDNPAADVGLGLKYDYGRYYASKTFYDPVKERRVLWGWINETDTEYDDLAKGWASLQTIPRTVLFDNKTGTNILQWPVEEVESLRLNSTDFEGVVVKPGSVVELNIGTATQLDIFADFEIESLGLEETNEANGGCRGGVVDRSSLGPFGLLVIADETLSELTPIYFRPTNTSDGLQTYFCADERRSSRANDVFNQVYGSQVPVLEDEKFSMRVLVDHSIVESFAQGGRTVITSRVYPTEAIYGAARLFLFNNATGVNVKATLKIWQLNSAFIHPFPLDQIDTVKPLQTF; this is encoded by the exons ATGGACACCAATCCTTACCACACATCCACCTCTCATTATGAACATTCCTCTTACTACTCTCCCTTACCGGACCACTCCTCTCAACCAAGTCCCCGGAGACCCTTAAAGGGTTTTGCTGTGATCTTTGTCTCCGTGATTTTCCTCATGTCATTAGTGACATTAATCATTATCCAAAGCCCTGAACCAGCAAGCTTAGACAAACCCGAAAAAGACCGACCATTGTCGACAAAACCTACGTCGTTTTACAACATTTCGACCCCGGAGGTGCCTAGAGGGGTAGCACAAGGAGTATCAGCCAAATCAAACCCGTCTCTTTCCGGCCATCATGGAGTTTCTTACAATTGGACAAACGCTATGCTTTCTTGGCAGAGAACTTCCTACCACTTTCAACCTCAAAAAAACTGGATGAATG ATCCTGATG GTCCATTGTATCACATGGGATGGTATCATCTATTTTACCAATACAATCCAGATTCAGCAGTGTGGGGCAACATCACATGGGGTCATGCCGTATCAAGGGACCTGATCCATTGGCTCTACCTCCCATTCGCAATGGTCCCTGATCGTTGGTATGATGCCAATGGTGTGTGGACCGGGTCCGCTACGATATTGCCAGATGGCAAAATCGTAATGCTCTACACAGGTGATACTGTTGATGCTGTGCAGGTGCAAAATCTTGCCTACCCTGCCAACCTATCTGATCCCCTCCTCTTGGATTGGGTCAAATACCCGGATAACCCGGTCTTGATCCCCCCAATTGGAATTGCAATAGATGAGTATCGGGACCCGACCACTGCATGGCTTGGACCCGATGGAAAGTGGCGGGTCACAATCGGGTCTAAGGTCAATAGAACGGGTATTTCACTTGTATACACAACCACAAACTTTACCACATTtgacttattggataattaCTTGCATGAGGTCCCGGATACGGGTATGTGGGAATGTGTGGACTTTTACCCAGTTGCAATTAATGGGTCAATGGGTTTGGATACTTCAGTAAATGGCCCAGGAATCAAACATCTATTAAAGGCAAGTTTGGATGATTCAAAGGTTGATGTTTATGCACTTGGGATCTATTTTGCAAATAATGATACATGGGCACCCGATAACCCGGCTGCGGATGTGGGTCTCGGGTTGAAATATGACTATGGGAGATACTATGCATCAAAGACATTTTATGACCCGGTAAAGGAGAGACGGGTCCTGTGGGGTTGGATTAATGAAACTGATACTGAATATGATGACTTGGCAAAGGGATGGGCATCACTTCAG ACCATTCCAAGGACTGTGTTGTTTGACAATAAGACCGGAACCAATATACTTCAATGGCCTGTAGAAGAGGTGGAGAGCTTGAGACTGAACAGCACAGACTTTGAAGGTGTGGTGGTTAAACCTGGATCAGTTGTGGAGCTGAACATTGGCACAGCAACACAG TTAGACATATTCGCCGATTTTGAAATAGAATCATTAGGATTGGAGGAGACTAATGAAGCCAATGGAGGTTGTCGTGGTGGTGTCGTTGACAGAAGCAGTTTGGGACCATTTGGCCTTTTGGTTATTGCTGATGAAACACTTTCTGAGCTGACCCCTATTTATTTCCGTCCTACCAATACAAGTGATGGTCTCCAGACTTATTTCTGTGCTGATGAAAGAAg GTCATCAAGGGCAAATGATGTTTTCAACCAAGTTTATGGAAGCCAAGTTCCGGTGCTTGAGGATGAAAAGTTTTCTATGAGAGTACTG GTTGACCATTCAATTGTGGAAAGCTTTGCTCAAGGAGGGAGGACAGTGATCACATCAAGGGTTTATCCAACAGAAGCAATTTATGGGGCAgcaagattatttttgttcaacaATGCAACTGGGGTGAATGTGAAGGCCACACTTAAGATATGGCAGCTGAATTCTGCTTTTATTCACCCTTTTCCCTTGGACCAGATAGATACAGTGAAACCATTGCAAACCTTTTGA